Proteins from one Ranitomeya variabilis isolate aRanVar5 chromosome 1, aRanVar5.hap1, whole genome shotgun sequence genomic window:
- the LOC143795041 gene encoding olfactory receptor 6B1-like, whose product MANQTNVKEFIILGFSNLHGFQNVLLLFFLIMYITTLSVNIFLITLIRCVRQLHKPMYFFLGNLSFLELSYVTVTVPKIIVDIPRKIKSISFSGCMTQLFFFTFLGATENILLAMMSFDRFLAVCYPLRYTSIMSHRVCSILLSVCWVLGFLTTSFPIIKISQLHFCSANEIDHFFCEAAPLLKLSCSDTYFKELTVIICALSVILSSILLTMMSYGYILGTILRIPSATGKQKAASTCASHLIVVTTFYSTTFVMYIKPTASQGSLNKVMALFYAVFTPLVNPFIYSLRNKEVKEALVLFFKRRT is encoded by the coding sequence ATGGCAAATCAAACTAATGTGAAGGAATTCATTATCCTTGGATTCTCCAACCTTCACGGATTTCAAAATGTTCTGCTCTTATTTTTCCTGATAATGTACATCACTACTCTCTCTGTCAATATTTTTCTGATCACTTTAATCAGGTGTGTTCGTCAGCTTCATAAACCCATGTATTTCTTTCTTGGAAATTTATCTTTCCTTGAGTTAAGCTATGTTACTGTAACTGTCCCCAAAATTATAGTCGATATCCCAAGGAAGATAAAAAGTATTTCCTTTTCTGGCTGTATGACTCAGCTTTTCTTCTTCACTTTCCTTGGTGCCACTGAGAACATTCTTCTTGCGATGATGTCTTTTGATCGATTTTTGGCGGTGTGCTACCCTCTGCGCTACACGAGCATCATGAGTCATAGAGTTTGCTCCATCCTACTGTCGGTATGTTGGGTTCTTGGTTTCTTGACAACTTCTTTTCCTATTATCAAAATATCACAGCTACATTTTTGCAGTGCCAAtgaaattgaccattttttttgtgaaGCTGCTCCTTTGCTAAAACTCTCTTGCTCTGACACTTACTTCAAAGAACTGACTGTTATAATTTGCGCTTTGTCAGTCATTCTAAGCTCAATATTACTAACCATGATGTCCTATGGGTATATTCTTGGAACAATTCTGAGAATTCCATCTGCAACTGGAAAGCAGAAAGCAGCTTCTACCTGCGCTTCACACCTTATAGTGGTTACAACTTTCTATTCCACAACATTCGTTATGTACATTAAGCCCACGGCTAGTCAAGGATCTTTAAACAAAGTGATGGCATTGTTCTATGCTGTCTTCACTCCACTTGTTAACCCATTTATCTACAGCCTACGTAACAAGGAAGTTAAAGAAGCCCTTGTACTGTTTTTTAAAAGAAGAACTTGA